The Magnetococcales bacterium DNA window AACGAACCACAATGGTCTGACATCACCAGGATGATCCAGGACGATTTTGCCGGGACCACGACCAAAGAACCGCCACCGGCGCTTGCGCCGCCGACGCCGGAGCGTGCCCCGGCCCAGGTCCAGAAGCCGGCCCAGCAGTCGGCCCAGCAGCAGACCCAGGCCCAGGCCCCCGTGCAGGGTCAGCAGGTCAGCCGCCTGCAGGTGGAGACCTACAAGAGGAATGTGGAATACAAGGTTCGAACCAGTTGGACCAAGCCAACCGGCATGCTGAACGAAGCCCAGTTGGCCGTCACCGTCCGCGCCAAGGTGGCCCCGGATGGACGCCTGTACGGCCCAGTGATCGTTCGTTCTTCAGGTGCGGAGGCGTTTGACCGCTCTGTGATGACGGCCATTCACAAAGCCCCTGATCTGCCCGTGCCGCCCCAGGGGTGTCAGGAGTGTCTGGAAATTGTATTCGTGTTTCGAGCCAGTGATGTTTTCTGACCAGTTAGAGGCTGTCTAATAACATGTTGATTTCAAAAAAAACGAATCCATTTTTTTTATCCGAGGGTTGATAGACAGCCTCTTGGAGATCGTAAGCGGGTTTTTCAGCCGGCACTGTTTTCTGCCCGGTGGCGTTGCAGTGACACCGTAACAATATTTGCGAGGTTTTGATGATGGACTTGAAGTCACTCCAGACAATCAGACACTCTTCCAGTCTGCCGATCATGCGTGTTGTGGATTGCATGCGACTGGGGCGAAACAGTGTCCGACGGGCCGGGATGGCATGGCTGGTTGTACCGGTCATGCTGGTCTTGCTGGTCCTGGCCGCACCGCTCCATGCAGAACTCGTCATCGACATTCGGGAGGCGGGCTTGAAGCGCATGCCCATTGCCCTGCCTCCCTTCGTCGATCTGAGTTCGCGGGGCGAATTCATGGCGGGCAATCGTCTGGGGCAACAGCTTGTCGGGGTGATCACCTCGGATCTTGAACGTTCCGGTCTGTTCCGGGCCATCGATCCCCGTGCCTTCATGCAGGATTCCGCCACCCTGTGGCAATCCGGTCCCAACTATCGGGTCTGGCGGCAACTGAATGCGGAAGCCATTCTCTCTGGAGCCATTCAACAAAACGGGGATGAATTGACCGCATCCTTTTTTCTGTACGATACCTTTCAGGGCAAGCTGTTCGGCAAGGGGAAACGGTTTTCGGCTCCCCTCAAGGACATACGCCATCTGGCGCATCGCATATCGGATGAAATCTACTCCCGTCTGACCGGGGAGAGCGGATATTTTTCGTCCCGCATCGCCTTCATTGCCCAGAAAGGCCGTCACAAGTGGCTGGCCATGATGGACCAGGATGGTGCCAACCGCCTGGATCTGACCTACGATGCCAACCATCTGGTCCTGACGCCCCGTTTTTCTCCGAATGGGGAAAATCTGTTTTACATTTCCTACGAGACCAACCAGCCACGCATTTTTCGCTGGTTGATCTATCAGGGAAAACGCATCCAGCAGGGTGAATATCCGGGACTCAACAGCGCCCCCTCCTGGTCGCCGGATGGGCGCTACATGGCCATGACCCTGACCAAGGATGGCAATGCCGAAATCTACGTCAAGGATCTGCAAACCAACAATCTGGCCCGCCTGACGCACGACAATGCCATCGATACCTCCCCCTCGTGGTCCCCGGATGGTCGCCGTATCGTGTTCAATTCCGACCGGGCCGGTTCACCGCAGATTTATACCATGAACGTGGACGGCTCCAATGTCCGGCGGATCACGTTCGAGGGACGTTACAACTCGGCCCCGGCCTGGTCGCCGCGTGGTGACCTGATCACCTACGTCAAAGGAGGAGATGGACATTTCCGGATTGCGGTCACCGATCCCTCCGGCAATCGTTCCCGTACCCTGACCAATTCGTGGATGGACGAATCTCCCACCTGGTCACCCAATGGCCGTGTCATTCTCTTCTCCCGACAGTCAGGGGATTTGACACGACTTTACACCATCGATCTCACAGGTCATAATGAACAGGCAGTACCTGTCGGGGATAGTCTGGGTGGATCCGACCCTTCCTGGTCCCCCCTGATTCGCTGACAGGCCACCCGCACATAATGGACATTTTTGTCAGGGAGATAAGTCGCATGAAGCACACTGGAATTCTGATCGCAGGCCTGCTGACACTCGGCCTTTTGACAGGGTGCGGTTCAACACCGAAAAACGGACCGGAATCCGGCCCCGGCGGCAGCAGCGAACTGGGCGGCCCCGGTGGCGGTCCGGGCGGCGTCGGAGCAGGCATGGATCGCCTGGGTGGCAGCGGGTCCGATCTTGATCGTGCCGGCGGCGGAGCCGGTGGTGACAGTGCCGGTTTTGATGGTGCCGGCGGTATGGGTGGTCGCGGCGGTGCCGGTGGCGAACCCGAACACCGGATCTACTTTGATTTCAACAGCGCCTCCATCACCCCGGAAAGCGGTCGTACCCTGACCTCGAATGCACAATGGATCAAGGCCAAAAATCCCAAGGAAGTGGTCATCGAAGGCCATTGCGACGAACGCGGGACCCGTGAATACAACCTCGCCCTGGGACAAAAACGCGCCGATTCCGTCAAACAATTCCTCTCCTCCCAGGGAGTCGATTGGTATCGCATCCGGACCGTCTCCTATGGCAAGGAACGGCCTCTGGTTTACGGACATGACGAATTTGCCTGGGCCAAAAATCGCCGGGCAGAACTGCGTGCCCAATAACGCCTCATTCCGGGGAAGGGGAAGGTGACCATGGCTGAATATCACCCTTGGAACATGTCCTGGCCATTTTCGGAAGGGTTCTTTCCCCGTCTTTCCCTGGTCTCTCTGTTACTGCTGGCGGGGTGTGGTGCCCCCCCGCCAGCGGCAGGACCTGCCCCGATCCGCACCGAAGAAATCTCTCAGGAAGCTCCCCCTCCCCTGGACAAGGAAGTCAAACGCCTGACCAAAACCGTGACGGAATTGAGCCGCTCTGCCGAGAACAACCGGGTTGGCAGCACGGAAATGCTCAAGCGTTTCGAACTGATGGAAAAAGAGCTGAATACCCTGCGGGGAGATCTGGAAGTTGCCCGGCATACCAATCGTCAGTTGCTGGAGCAGGTTGCCAGCCTGAACCAAAGACCTGTCCAGCCTTCGCTGCCGGCAACCATGCAGCCGGCAGCCATGCAGCCGGCAACCGGCGTGGAAATCGAACCCGGGGCCGTGGTTTCTGCCACAGATCCCGCATCTGCGCCACCACATCCCGTCACGACTGCGGCCACCCCAGCACCGGCCAAAACCGAAACGGCCAAACCGGTCGCCGTCCAGGCGGTTCCTCCTGCGGCTGCATCTTCCACTGCGGCACAACTGGTCGCAGCCCGGTTGCCAGCCGCAGCTTCACCCAAAATTTCCGGGCAAAAACCGGCCTCGGCAGATCAGGCCTACAAAGAGGCCTTCCTCAACCTGCGCAGCGGCCAGTACACCCTCGCCGGAACCGGTTTCCGGAATTTCCTCAAATGGTTCCCCGAGGATGAAAAAGCCCCCAAGGCCCAGTATTGGATCGGCGAGACCCACTATGTTCAGCGGCAGTTCCGGGAGGCCCTGCAGGAGTTCAACCAGGTTCTCATGCGCTGGCCAAAAAATGATATCGTCCCTGCCTGCCTGCTCAAAATGGGTTTTTCCCTGTACGAACTGGAAGAGTGGGCCAAATCCCGCGATATTCTGAACCGCCTCATCAAGGAATTTCCCGGATCCCCGACCCTGAACGATGCCCGCAAGCGCCTCAAAATGATCGATACCCAATTGAAGGGACAGCCTCCGCAAGGGAAAAAAGAGGGAACGTGAGTAGCCCGGGGAAAGCCGTCGTCCTGCTTTCGGGCGGGCTTGATTCAGCCATTTGTCTGGCCCTCGCAAAAAACAGTGGCTTTGAACCCTGTGCCCTGACCCTGCAATACGGCCAGCGGCATCTGACCGAAATCCAGGCATCCCGTGATGTGGCACTCCGGCAACAGGTTCAAAAACACCTGATTCTGAACGTTGATCTGGGAGCCATGGGGGGGTCGGCTCTGACCTCTTCGGAATTTTCCGTACCCAAAACCGGTCTCGGTGCCGGAATTCCGGTCACCTACGTGCCGGCCCGCAATACCATCTTTCTGGCCCTGGCCCTGGGCTGGGCCGAATCCCTGGGTGCCCAGGATATTTTCATTGGGGTCAATGCCGTGGATTATTCCGGCTATCCGGATTGTCGCCCGGCTTTTATCGATGCCTTTGAACGCTTGGCCAATCTGGCCACCCGGGAAGGGGTTACCGGGCATGCCTTTCGCATCCATGCCCCCTTGTTGCATTTGTCAAAAGTGGCTATTATTCAAAAGGGTTTGGATCTGGGGGTTGATCTTTCCGTGACGCGCTCCTGCTACGATCCCGATCTGGAAGGACGTGGCTGTCGTTTGTGTGACGCCTGCCGGTTGCGTCTGAAGGCATTCCAG harbors:
- the pal gene encoding peptidoglycan-associated lipoprotein Pal, which encodes MDRLGGSGSDLDRAGGGAGGDSAGFDGAGGMGGRGGAGGEPEHRIYFDFNSASITPESGRTLTSNAQWIKAKNPKEVVIEGHCDERGTREYNLALGQKRADSVKQFLSSQGVDWYRIRTVSYGKERPLVYGHDEFAWAKNRRAELRAQ
- the ybgF gene encoding tol-pal system protein YbgF translates to MAEYHPWNMSWPFSEGFFPRLSLVSLLLLAGCGAPPPAAGPAPIRTEEISQEAPPPLDKEVKRLTKTVTELSRSAENNRVGSTEMLKRFELMEKELNTLRGDLEVARHTNRQLLEQVASLNQRPVQPSLPATMQPAAMQPATGVEIEPGAVVSATDPASAPPHPVTTAATPAPAKTETAKPVAVQAVPPAAASSTAAQLVAARLPAAASPKISGQKPASADQAYKEAFLNLRSGQYTLAGTGFRNFLKWFPEDEKAPKAQYWIGETHYVQRQFREALQEFNQVLMRWPKNDIVPACLLKMGFSLYELEEWAKSRDILNRLIKEFPGSPTLNDARKRLKMIDTQLKGQPPQGKKEGT
- the queC gene encoding 7-cyano-7-deazaguanine synthase QueC; protein product: MSSPGKAVVLLSGGLDSAICLALAKNSGFEPCALTLQYGQRHLTEIQASRDVALRQQVQKHLILNVDLGAMGGSALTSSEFSVPKTGLGAGIPVTYVPARNTIFLALALGWAESLGAQDIFIGVNAVDYSGYPDCRPAFIDAFERLANLATREGVTGHAFRIHAPLLHLSKVAIIQKGLDLGVDLSVTRSCYDPDLEGRGCRLCDACRLRLKAFQEAGVPDPAPYQALAASCQP
- the tolB gene encoding Tol-Pal system protein TolB produces the protein MLVLLVLAAPLHAELVIDIREAGLKRMPIALPPFVDLSSRGEFMAGNRLGQQLVGVITSDLERSGLFRAIDPRAFMQDSATLWQSGPNYRVWRQLNAEAILSGAIQQNGDELTASFFLYDTFQGKLFGKGKRFSAPLKDIRHLAHRISDEIYSRLTGESGYFSSRIAFIAQKGRHKWLAMMDQDGANRLDLTYDANHLVLTPRFSPNGENLFYISYETNQPRIFRWLIYQGKRIQQGEYPGLNSAPSWSPDGRYMAMTLTKDGNAEIYVKDLQTNNLARLTHDNAIDTSPSWSPDGRRIVFNSDRAGSPQIYTMNVDGSNVRRITFEGRYNSAPAWSPRGDLITYVKGGDGHFRIAVTDPSGNRSRTLTNSWMDESPTWSPNGRVILFSRQSGDLTRLYTIDLTGHNEQAVPVGDSLGGSDPSWSPLIR